From Cercospora beticola chromosome 6, complete sequence, a single genomic window includes:
- a CDS encoding uncharacterized protein (MEROPS:MER0208659), which translates to MAPIPFLGRLHLHEALALAASFAIALLELVARTITLLLPTPIIRWLYRLSRNAFNSLSSPYSRRARNKRKKVSSPIAHAHDFLELCELYGYLAEEHVVQTGDGYLLGIHRLAHRRGEEDQRVNSGPGSVEKKVVYLHHGLMMNSEVWVCLTEKERCLPFMLVEQGYDVWLGNNRGNKYSKKCLHYGPNDIRFWNFSMDQFAFHDIPDSINYILDTTSQPSLSYIGFSQGTAQAFATLSIHPTLNNKVDVFVALAPAMAPPGIASGLVSSLVKSNPEVLYLLFGRRAILGSTTMWQALLYPAIFSWVIDNCLRFLFGWKALNIAPHQKLAAYPHLFSFTSTKSVVHWFQIIRNGKFQMFDDEVTSPTSFSTGSKYYKVAKFPTKNIRTPIVLVYGGSDSLVDIKVMLKELPKHTVAKCVPKYEHLDLLWANDVDKLVFPHVLEALENYAQQSQTKQQALGWRTTRPSIFDNSAIALNGSAPPGYSDDERSRQQSVNSFNAPAFSDERPSTAEPQLDESDEDEMYNDETPLEFTLSAFGHSSRPPFTDTATTGLGTISEGTTELSDAKDTFKA; encoded by the exons ATGGCGCCTATACCATTCTTAggacgacttcaccttcacgaAGCCCTCGCCTTGGCCGCCTCGTTCGCCATAGccctgctcgagctcgttgCAAGAACGATCACCCTATTACTTCCCACGCCCATAATCCGATGGCTGTACCGTCTCAGCCGCAACGCCTTCAATAGCCTATCTTCTCCTTATTCTCGACGCGCCAGGAACAAGAGAAAGAAAGTGTCCAGCCCGATAGCGCACGCTCATGATTTCCTCGAGCTGTGCGAACTCTATGGATACCTCGCAGAAGAGCATGTCGTCCAGACAGGCGATGGCTATCTACTGGGCATACACCGCCTCGCGCATCGCAGAGGTGAAGAGGATCAACGTGTGAATTCCGGACCAGGCAGTGTGGAAAAAAAGGTTGTGTACCTACACCACGGCCTTATGATGAACAGCGAGGTATGGGTGTGTCTTACGGAGAAGGAACGTTGTTTGCCCTTCATGCTCGTCGAGCAAGGCTATGATGTATGGCTTGGCAACAACCGAGGCAACAAATACAGCAAGAAATGCCTACACTATGGCCCCAACGACATTCGGTTCTGGAACTTCAGCATGGATCAATTCGCTTTCCACGATATCCCGGACagtattaactatatctTGGATACCACTTCCCAGCCAAGTCTGTCATATATAGGCTTCAGTCAGGGAACTGCTCAAGCTTTTGCGACATTATCCATCCATCCGACATTGAACAACAAAGTCGATGTCTTCGTAGCCCTTGCCCCAGCCATGGCGCCTCCTGGTATTGCTTCCGGGTTAGTGAGCTCGCTGGTCAAATCTAATCCAGAAGTTCTGTACTTGCTCTTTGGCAGGCGAGCCATCCTCGGCAGCACTACCATGTGGCAGGCTTTACTATATCCAGCAATTTTCTCATGGGTCATCGACAACTGTCTGCGCTTCCTGTTTGGCTGGAAAGCACTGAACATCGCGCCCCATCAAAAGCTCGCTGCTTACCCGCATCTATTCTCCTTCACAAGCACCAAGAGCGTTGTGCACTGGTTCCAGATCATTCGAAACGGCAAATTTCAGATGTTCGACGACGAAGTGACGAGTCCGACGAGCTTCAGCACAGGCAGCAAATATTACAAGGTGGCCAAATTCCCAACCAAGAATATCCGGACGCCCATCGTCTTGGTCTACGGCGGCAGTGACAGCTTAGTGGACATCAAAGTTATGCTCAAGGAGCTACCCAAGCATACTGTTGCCAAATGTGTTCCAAAGTATGAACATCTTGATCTTCTATGGGCCAACGATGTTGATAAATTGGTGTTTCCCCACGTGCTCGAGGCTCTGGAAAATTATGCACAGCAATCACAAACCAAGCAGCAGGCACTCGGCTGGCGCACGACAAGACCTAGCATTTTTGATAACTCCGCCATCGCTCTCAATGGCTCTGCACCTCCCGGTTACTCCGATGACGAGCGAAGTCGCCAACAAAGTGTTAACAGCTTCAATGCTCCTGCTTTCTCCGACGAGCGCCCGTCCACTGCTGAACCTCAGCTAGATGAaagtgacgaagatgaaatGTACAATGACGAGACGCCGCTGGAGTTTACTCTCTCGGCATTCGGTCACTCTTCCAGGCCACCGTTCACGGATACAGCAACTACGGGCTTAGGAACCATCTCAGAAGGA ACTACAGAACTCAGCGATGCCAAAGACACCTTCAAGGCATGA
- a CDS encoding uncharacterized protein (BUSCO:EOG09265I72), which produces MPASCTDIREALAQCLQNSDCVMVHRNKPADCLRPPLVDTLPTQCQQLKHGYGQCKRGMIDMRKRFRGNKPISTSTELEGEGKAPMLYAGKGTYDDATKKKIEEGSEYEVFTRNDGTEDLRKK; this is translated from the exons ATGCCCGCATCTTGTACAGATATCC GAGAGGCGCTCGCGCAATGTCTTCAGAACAGCGACTGTGTCATGGTCCACCGCAATAAACCCGCCGACTGTCTTCGCCCACCTCTTGTCGATACGCTGCCCACACAATGTCAACAGCTGAAGCACGGCTATGGTCAATGCAAGCGAGGCATGATCGATATGCGAAAGCGATTTCGTGGAAACAAACCTATCTCTACGAGCACGGAGCTCGAGGGTGAAGGAAAGGCACCGATGTTGTACGCTGGGAAAGGCACCTACGACGACGcgaccaagaagaagatcgaagagGGCAGCGAATACGAGGTGTTCACGAGAAACGATGGAACCGAAGATTTGAGGAAGAAGTAG
- a CDS encoding uncharacterized protein (CAZy:GH17), with the protein MSERTYGIPLGHVQGSQQTRTPESPGEAMGYTPHYGHDYRDAGNPYDSRMNTHSPGPYHDAYGPPSPPPHMHGPVSPIHQESQTSLAPLTENQAVGYSPSVSTNRSIQRNAPAMPAGAGAGLGAAGYGQSLPRHHSYYGDEYDSFDPSTIEDDGDDGIPDRSRSRNKLGFGAAAGAGAAAGAGTGVGMKAMNRGSSGLYGPVGNDAEKSEWLSKQTDRSSRKKKWIIGCTIAAILVIGGIVGGVVGGILANNKDENERGSSGGSSTVGSDSAGLYDLNSRQVQAVLNDDRLHRVFPTIDYTPWYAQYPACLSPGGGPTQNNVTLDIARLSQLAASVRLYGTDCNQTELVLEAIERLEMQDTMKVWLGVYLDGRNQTTNDRQLKDLYRILDNYPHDRFVGVIVGNEVLFQETMTVTELAAQLDEVRSNFSSRGINLPVATADLGDNWDADLAKASDIVMSNIHPFFAGTVAEDAAGWAWSFWQNKDVALTSSETGTIGSVTYPKQIISEIGWPTQGGNDCGVSSDPAFGCKSETDGAVASIENLNTFMDGWVCEALKNGTTFFWFEAFDEPWKHQFDTEHNKWEPYWGIFDKDRNLKKGIKIPDCGTSVAKPY; encoded by the exons ATGTCCGAGCGAACGTATGGAATACCGCTGGGCCACGTACAAGGTTCGCAGCAAACTCGCACGCCGGAATCGCCGGGCGAGGCAATGGGATACACACCGCATTATGGACACGATTACAGAGACGCTGGCAACCCATACGACTCACGAATGAACACGCATTCACCAGGACCTTATCACGATGCCTATGGCCCGCCATCACCGCCACCGCACATGCATGGGCCTGTGAGCCCGATACATCAGGAATCGCAAACCTCTCTCGCGCCACTCACAGAAAACCAAGCGGTGGGCTATTCGCCCTCGGTGTCGACAAACCGAAGTATTCAAAGAAACGCTCCTGCCATGCCGGCAGGCGCAGGAGCAGGCCTTGGCGCTGCAGGATACGGCCAATCTTTACCACGACATCACTCATATTATGGCGACGAGTACGATTCTTTTGACCCGAGCACAATCGAGGACGATGGAGATGACGGGATTCCAGATCGATCCCGATCGCGAAATAAGTTAGGCTTTGGAGCGGCTGCCGGAGCTGGTGCCGCTGCAGGTGCCGGCACAGGCGTTGGCATGAAGGCGATGAACCGGGGCTCCAGCGGCCTCTACGGGCCTGTTGGAAACGACGCCGAGAAGTCGGAGTGGCTATCCAAACAGACTGACAGAAGCAGTCGCAAAAAGAAGTGGATCATTGGCTGCACCATTGCTGCCATTCTGGTCATTGGCGGCATCGTTGGCGGCGTCGTTGGCGGTATTCTTGCTAACAACAAGGACGAAAACGAGCGCGGGTCGAGTGGAGGCTCCTCGACAGTTGGTTCAGACAGTGCTGGCCTTTACGACCTCAATTCGAGGCAAGTACAGGCCGTGCTCAACGACGACCGGTTGCATAGAGTGTTCCCGACCATTGATTACACGCCGTGGTATGCTCAATATCCAGCTTGTTTGAGCCCTGGAGGTGGACCTACGCAGAACAACGTCACACTCGACATTGCACGTCTTTCACAATTAGCTGCATCGGTCCGCCTTTATGGTACCGATTGCAACCAGACCGAGCTGGTTCTGGAAGCCATTGAGCGCCTGGAGATGCAGGATACCATGAAAGTCTGGCTCGGGGTATACCTGGATGGAAGAAATCAGACGACGAATGACCGCCAACTGAAGGACCTCTACCGGATTCTGGACAACTATCCACATGACAGATTCGTCGGAGTTATTGTCGGAAACGAAGTTCTCTTCCAAGAGACTATGACAGTAACAGAGCTCGCGGCGCAACTTGACGAGGTCCGCAGCAATTTCTCTTCAAGAGGAATCAACTTGCCTGTCGCCACTGCCGACTTGGGTGACAACTGGGATGCAGATCTTGCGAAGGCCTCGGATATCGTGATGTCGAACATCCATCCTTTCTTCGCAGGTACCGTTGCTGAGGACGCAGCTGGCTGGGCGTGGTCTTTCTGGCAGAACAAAGATGTCGCCCTCACCTCTTCGGAAACAGGCACAATAGGTTCCGTCACGTATCCCAAGCAAATCATTTCGGAAATCGGCTGGCCGACCCAAGGAGGTAACGACTGCGGTGTGTCTTCGGATCCAGCTTTTGGCTGCAAGAGCGAGACAGACGGCGCAGTGGCCAGCATTGAGAATCTCAACACATTCATGGATGGCTGGGTCTGCGAGGCACTGAAAAACGGCACCACGTTCTTCTG GTTCGAAGCTTTTGACGAGCCATGGAAGCACCAG TTCGACACGGAACACAACAAATGGGAACCCTACTGGGGCATCTTCGACAAGGACCGAAATTTGAAGAAGGGCATCAAAATCCCCGACTGCGGAACGTCGGTGGCTAAGCCATATTGA
- a CDS encoding uncharacterized protein (CAZy:GH43), producing MFSKPSILALGAALSTTLHLATAATTYPNPRECTGECVNTHDPSIIRHSDSGTYYKFSTGGTIAIHTSPSISGPWEFACQMLSSASKVHVPGNPGTDLWAPEVTRVGDEYYVYYSVSSFGTQISTIGLATSKDMSCGSWTDLGGTGVESQTGDAYNAIDASLLNDDGVWRMTFGSFWSNIYQVEMESPPTEKVSGSTPKQLAFEPEGEHPEEGPALVKYGDWYYLFFSWGKCCGYDADRPAAGEEYRIKVCRSESASGGFVDNSGKDCTSGGGTVVLESHGNIYGPGGQSVYNDSKDGWLLVYHYVDTTIGFADGQKQFGWNKLDWSSGWPVAS from the exons ATGTTCTCAAAACCCTCCATCCTGGCTCTAGGAGCCGCTCTCTCAACAACCCTCCAtctcgcaacagcagcaacgacataCCCCAACCCGCGAGAATGCACAGGCGAATGCGTCAACACCCACGACCCTTCCATAATCCGACACTCCGATTCTGGCACCTACTACAAATTCTCCACAGGCGGAACAATCGCCATCCACACCTCACCTTCAATCTCCGGCCCTTGGGAATTCGCTTGTCAAATGCTatcttctgcttcaaaaGTCCACGTCCCAGGAAACCCAGGTACAGACCTCTGGGCACCGGAAGTAACTCGCGTCGGAGACGAGTATTACGTTTATTATAGTGTCTCTAGCTTCGGAACACAAATCAGTACAATCGGTCTCGCAACAAGTAAAGATATGAGTTGCGGGAGTTGGACAGATTTGGGGGGTACGGGCGTAGAATCTCAGACCGGGGATGCGTATAATGCGATTGATGCGAGTTTGTTGAATGATGATGGGGTGTGGAGGATGACGTTTGGGTCGTTTTGGAGTAATATTTATCAGGTGGAGATGGAGAGTCCTCCGACTGAGAAAGTTTCTGGTTCAACGCCGAAGCAGTTGGCGTTTGAGCCTGAGGGAGAACATCCAGAGGAGGGACCGGCGTTGGTGAAGTATGGGGATTGGTATTATTTGTTCTTTTCGTGGGGGAAGTGTTGTGGGTATGATGCTGATCGGCCGGCGGCTGGGGAGGAGTATAGGATTAAGGTTTGTAGGTCGGAGAGTGCGAGTGGTGGATTT GTCGATAATTCTGGCAAAGACTGTACTTCTGGCGGCGGCACAGTTGTTCTGGAATCGCACGGAAATATTTACGGTCCTGGAGGGCAGTCCGTATACAATGATTCGAAGGATGGCTGGCTTTTGGTCTACCACTATGTCGACACGACCATTGGGTTCGCTGATGGACAGAAGCAATTTGGTTGGAATAAGCTTGATTGGAGCAGTGGTTGGCCCGTCGCTTCATGA